In Microbulbifer sp. THAF38, the sequence ATGCCATGTTAAACAGCGCCGAAGTGGGCTGATAATCCCTGCTAATCAATATGAAATAAGTATGCCTGGCGAGTCTGCAGGACTGGCTGTGGTCCTATAAACCGATTTGGATTGATCATGAGTGAATTTACCTTGAAGTACCGCAAGGACAACGGCGGTACAGCTCCACTGACTAACTGGGGAATGGACTCCGAGTACGGTGTATTGCGTGATGTATTAATCGGTCCCGTGGATAATTTCAGTTGGCGCACAGGAAATGCCAGTGCCCGTCGCGCCGAGCGCTTGGGAATGCAGTTCGACCACAAAGTGGCTGAGGCGCAACACAGAGAAATGCTGGATGCCTACCGCCATGCGGGAGTGACTACCCACCTGATTCCGGCAGACAGCAGCCTGCCTTACCAGATCTATGGGCGTGATTCTTCAGTAATGACCCCCTGGGGGCCAATTGTTACGCAAATGTTTAGCCCTTGGCGCCGGGGGGAGTGGGCTCCCATCGTCAAGAAGTATGCTGAACTGGAAATTCCCATTTACGATGTCATCACCGCCGGCTCTTTGGAAGGTGGTGATTTTATGGTGCTGGAGCCGGGAGTTATTCTGTGTGGTTATTCCGGTGAGCGCACCAGTCCCCAGGGCTTTGCACAGATGAAGAGCTGGGTAGAGAAGGAGGGCTGGGAAGTGAAAGGCTACCAGTTTGATCCTTTCTTCCTACATATCGATGTTTTGGTGGCGATGTTGGCGGAAAAGCTTGCGGCTATCTGTGTCGATGCCGTAGAACCTGAGTTGGTGCAGTGGTTCAAGAGCCGCAATATCGAGATTATCGATATTCCCTTCCCGCAAGTGCTGGAGCTGGGAGTCAATGTGGTGGCCCTGGGGAATGATCGAGTGATGCTGCCCAAAGCCAATACCGGCCTTGCCGAGAAGTGCAGGGCCCACGGTCTGGAGGTCATTGATCCAGATATTTCCATGATTACTCCCGGAGGAGGCGGCGTTCACTGTATGTGCCAGCCTCTACGCAGAGATTCCGCACTAAAGCCTTAATCGGCAATCTGAACGAATAGCCCGGTGTCAATGTTCTACCGGGCTATTCCCGTCAACGAATGTGGTTGTTTATGAACTCGCCTCTGAGGGTGCAACGGTTAATATGAATCGCCTGCCAAAGGCGGCTCGCGGCTATTTACCTGGATATCAAGCCTTTTGTGCTAACTAATAAGATGAAAGTTGCTACCCTTTGTGGGCCGCAACACAATTTTACGCCTATTAACTGTAATTAGCTGTTTTCGCGGTTGCACGCTTAGGTATCAATCCTATTAGTATCCCGGAAAAACGAGTAAGAGCTCTGTGTTTACTCGCGGCTCTGTTTTTTTAGCCACTAACGGCTGTCTATCAGTCTCAAATGATTCGAACCCGGAGAACATTATGCAAAGCGCATGCGCGGAAATTCAGGCCCAGGTCAACGAGCGTATCCTGGAAATAACTATCAATCGCCCTGAGCGCAAAAATGCACTGACCATGGTGATGTACACCGCCATGGCGGAGCTCCTCAATAGTGCTGTCAATAATAGTGATATCCGCGTAGTTATCCTTACTGGTGCTGAAGGTATTTTTACCAGTGGTAACGATTTGGCAGATTTTCTCGGTGGCTCTGCAGAGGGAGAGGAGTCTCCTGTCTTCCAGTTTATGAGTGCGCTCTACAACTTCCCGAAGCCAGTGGTTGCGGCCGTGAATGGTCCGGCAGTGGGGATCGGCACCACCATGCTGCTGCACTGTGACCTGTCATTTGCCGGTCATGATGCCATGTTCCAGATGCCATTTGTGAACTTGGGGCTTTGTCCTGAGTATGGTTCCAGTTATCTGCTGCCCCGTATTGCCGGTCACGCAAAGGCATCGGAGTTGCTGCTGTTGGGCAAAAAGTTCAGCGCTCAAGAAGCGGTCAATATTGGTATTTGTAATGAGGCAGTTGATCCAGAACAGGCAATTGTACGTGCTCGCGAAGTGGCTGTTGAGCTAGCAGCTAAGGCACCGGCTGCCGTGCGCCTGTCTAAGCAGTTACTGCGCCGCGCAACTCAAGAAAAGGGGTTGGAGTTTATTCAGGAGGAGGGCCGCCATTTCCAGGATCGTCTCACTTCTGAGGAATTTAAAGAAGCGGCAACCGCCTTTATGGAGAAGCGTCCTGCAGACTTCTCTAAGTTTGATTAGGAAAATGGCCGCTTATGCGGCCATTTTTTTAGTTGCTCAGTATCCGCGTCTTCTATGGTGTGGACGGGAAAGGTAATTGACAGCTTGATCGGGCTGGTCCGTGAAAATACCATCCACTCGCAGTTGATAGGCGGCAAAGTGGAGAAATTGGTTAAAGCTTTCGAATTCCTCTGGCAGCTTTTCCGGGTCGGCGCGGAAAGTGTAGGGGTGAACCTGAAGGTCCCTGCGATGGGCCCGGCGAACCACATTATTTGCCCTTGGCTGGCCATTCTCAACTTCCATCAACATGGGGTACCAGGGGCCGATGCCATCGGCATAACTGGCAATTTTACGTAAGCCGCCACGCTCCAGCATCCAGTCGTAATCGTAGTTTTGGATGGTGCCGTTAATTTCAATCAGTTTTTCTCCCCAACTCGTTGCCGCAATAAGCTGGACTAGGGGGAGATCCATATCCATTACGGGCATTAATTCAAACTTAATGCGTTGTAATTCCTCGGCATCGAAGCTCTGTAAGAAAACCTTTTGTTGCTTGTCGCTGTAACCGTATTCCTTGAGTTTTTGTAGGGCAATTGCAGCGATATCTTTGCCTTCCCAGTGGTGAAAATAGGGTTTTTTAATTTCAGGATAAATACCGATATCGTAGCCAAGGGATTTATTTAAGCCCTGTATTAGTTCCAACTCTTCTTCGAAAGTGGATAGTTGGAAGCTGGACTTCCAAAGAGGAAAACGATGTGGATATTTTGCCTGAGGGCCGTCTTCGCCTATAGAGAAGACTTCGCTAACCTGGAGTTTTTTTAGCTCTTCTAAAGTGAAATCGATCGTGTAGTAGTGCCCATCGTCACGGGCGCGCCCAGGAAATACATCCGCCACATTGGTTGTACTATCGAGATAAATATCATGCATCACAATCAAGTGATCATCTTTGCTAAGCACCAAATCCTGCTCGATATAGTCCGGTCGCATGGCATAGGCCATGGCTTTCGCTTCGAGAGTATGCTCTGGTAAATAAGCCGATGCACCTCGATGTGCGATGACCATAGTGGTCTTCGCAGCACCGACGTTGTTGTCGGCACAAGTGATGTTCGCAGTGGCTGAACCGATGATCAATAAAGTAGACAAAATTCTTTTGAACATTTGCAAGAGATCCCAGATAAGTGTGGGAAGCTTTCTAGCAAAAGAATATGACAGAGATATATCAGCGCGAAGGAAGCTCAATAGAGTGTGAACCACAGGGCATTTAGCTATTGCCATAGGCTTTAAGAAGTTAACCGGGCTGACTGCCCGGTTAGTCGGGGGGGGCGAAAATACTGAGCTTTATGCCGAGGCTTTATACTGATACCTCCTGGGACCA encodes:
- the glpQ gene encoding glycerophosphodiester phosphodiesterase, with translation MFKRILSTLLIIGSATANITCADNNVGAAKTTMVIAHRGASAYLPEHTLEAKAMAYAMRPDYIEQDLVLSKDDHLIVMHDIYLDSTTNVADVFPGRARDDGHYYTIDFTLEELKKLQVSEVFSIGEDGPQAKYPHRFPLWKSSFQLSTFEEELELIQGLNKSLGYDIGIYPEIKKPYFHHWEGKDIAAIALQKLKEYGYSDKQQKVFLQSFDAEELQRIKFELMPVMDMDLPLVQLIAATSWGEKLIEINGTIQNYDYDWMLERGGLRKIASYADGIGPWYPMLMEVENGQPRANNVVRRAHRRDLQVHPYTFRADPEKLPEEFESFNQFLHFAAYQLRVDGIFTDQPDQAVNYLSRPHHRRRGY
- a CDS encoding dimethylarginine dimethylaminohydrolase family protein, whose amino-acid sequence is MSEFTLKYRKDNGGTAPLTNWGMDSEYGVLRDVLIGPVDNFSWRTGNASARRAERLGMQFDHKVAEAQHREMLDAYRHAGVTTHLIPADSSLPYQIYGRDSSVMTPWGPIVTQMFSPWRRGEWAPIVKKYAELEIPIYDVITAGSLEGGDFMVLEPGVILCGYSGERTSPQGFAQMKSWVEKEGWEVKGYQFDPFFLHIDVLVAMLAEKLAAICVDAVEPELVQWFKSRNIEIIDIPFPQVLELGVNVVALGNDRVMLPKANTGLAEKCRAHGLEVIDPDISMITPGGGGVHCMCQPLRRDSALKP
- a CDS encoding enoyl-CoA hydratase; this translates as MQSACAEIQAQVNERILEITINRPERKNALTMVMYTAMAELLNSAVNNSDIRVVILTGAEGIFTSGNDLADFLGGSAEGEESPVFQFMSALYNFPKPVVAAVNGPAVGIGTTMLLHCDLSFAGHDAMFQMPFVNLGLCPEYGSSYLLPRIAGHAKASELLLLGKKFSAQEAVNIGICNEAVDPEQAIVRAREVAVELAAKAPAAVRLSKQLLRRATQEKGLEFIQEEGRHFQDRLTSEEFKEAATAFMEKRPADFSKFD